One Panicum virgatum strain AP13 chromosome 3N, P.virgatum_v5, whole genome shotgun sequence DNA segment encodes these proteins:
- the LOC120665759 gene encoding pyrophosphate-energized membrane proton pump 3-like, protein MMEEDMENGRSYQERPRTFSTIRSKSSIPLVFRLLMRINPRALIILSLLVFSGVLYVGASTSPIVVFVFCICTLSLFFSLYLTKWVLAKDEGPPEMSEISDAIRDGAEGFFRTQYGTISKMACILAFVILGIYLFRTTTPQQEASGLGRATSAYITVASFLLGALCSGIAGFVGMWVSVRANVRVSSAARRSAREALQIAVRAGGFSAIVVVCMAVFGVAILYSTFYVWLGVDSPGSMKVTDLPLLLVGYGFGASFVALFAQLGGGIYTKAADVGADLVGKVEQGIPEDDPRNPAVIADLVGDNVGDCAARGADLFESIAAEIISAMILGGTMAQRCKIEDPSGFILFPLVVHSFDLVVSSVGILSIRGTRDPGLISPIEDPMSIMQKGYSITIMLAVLTFGVSTRWLLYTEQAPSAWLNFALCGLVGIITAYAFVWISKYYTDYKHEPVRLLALSSSTGHGTNIIAGVSLGMESTALPVLVISVAIISAYWLGQTSGLVDESGNPTGGLFGTAVATMGMLSTAGYVLTMDMFGPIADNAGGIVEMSQQPESVREITDVLDAVGNTTKATTKGFAIGSAALASFLLFSAYMDEVASFAQIPFKEVDIAVPEIFVGGLLGSMLIFLFSAWACSAVGKTAQEVVNEVRRQFIERPGIMDYKEKPDYGRCVAIVASASLREMIRPGALAIISPMAVGVIFRILGHSTGQPLLGAKVVASLLMFATVAGILMALFLNTAGGAWDNAKKYIETGALGGKGSESHKAAVTGDTVGDPFKDTAGPSLHVLIKMLATITLVMAPIFL, encoded by the exons ATGATGGAAGAGGACATGGAAAATGGAAGGTCGTATCAGGAAAGACCAAGAACCTTTTCCACAATACGAAGTAAATCATCTATACCACTG GTCTTCCGTTTGTTGATGAGGATAAATCCCCGTGCCTTGATTATTCTCTCTCTTTTGGTCTTCAGTGGTGTTCTATATGTGGGAGCCAGTACATCACCAATTGTGGTCTTTGTATTCTGTATATGTACTCTCAGTTTATTCTTCTCTCTTTACCTCACAAAGTGGGTTCTTGCCAAGGACGAAGGACCTCCAGAAATGTCTGAG ATATCTGATGCCATAAGAGACGGTGCTGAAGGATTTTTTAGGACACAATATGGAACTATTTCTAAAATGGCGTGTATTCTGGCCTTTGTCATTCTTGGCATTTATCTCTTCCGCACTACCACCCCACAGCAGGAGGCATCTGGTTTAGGAAG GGCAACATCTGCATATATTACAGTTGCTTCATTTCTCCTTGGAGCTTTGTGTTCTGGAATAGCTGGCTTTGTTGGGATGTGGGTCTCTGTACGTGCAAATGTTCGAGTTTCAAGTGCTGCTCGGCGCTCTGCGAGGGAAGCATTGCAG ATTGCTGTCCGTGCTGGTGGTTTCTCAGCCATTGTGGTTGTTTGCATGGCTGTATTTGGTGTGGCAATACTGTATTCAACATTTTATGTTTGGCTTGGAGTAGATTCACCTGGTTCAATGAAGGTTACCGACT TGCCTCTTCTCCTTGTGGGATATGGATTTGGTGCCTCCTTTGTTGCCCTTTTTGCTCAGTTGGGTGGTGGAATATACACCAAAGCTGCTGATGTTGGAGCTGATCTGGTTGGAAAAGTTGAGCAGGGAATACCAGAAGATGATCCTCGCAATCCTGCTGTCATTGCTGACTTG GTTGGTGACAATGTTGGAGACTGTGCTGCGCGAGGTGCTGATCTTTTTGAGAGCATAGCAGCAGAAATTATCAGTGCAATGATACTTGGGGGAACAATGGCACAGCGCTGCAAGATTGAGG ATCCCTCTGGCTTTATTCTGTTTCCTCTTGTTGTCCATTCATTCGATTTGGTGGTGTCATCAGTTGGAATTCTCTCAATCAGAGGGACACGCGACCCTGGTCTTATCTCCCCTATCGAAGATCCCATGTCAATTATGCAAAAAGGCTATTCTATTACTATTATGCTTGCTGTTCTTACATTTGGAGTG TCTACTCGTTGGCTCCTGTACACGGAACAAGCACCTTCAGCATGGCTAAACTTTGCGCTGTGTGGCTTGGTGGGGATCATTACGGCATATGCTTTTGTTTGGATATCGAAGTATTACACAGATTATAAACACGAGCCAGTCCGCCTTTTAGCTCTTTCAAGTTCTACAGGACATGGAACTAATATTATTGCTGGAGTAAGTTTGGGAATGGAATCAACAGCCCTTCCAGTTCTAGTGATAAGTGTAGCCATAATATCAGCATATTGGCTGGGGCAGACCTCTGGCTTGGTGGACGAGTCTGGTAACCCAACAGGTGGTCTTTTTGGGACAGCCGTAGCAACAATGGGGATGCTTAGCACAGCAGGGTATGTTCTCACTATGGACATGTTTGGTCCTATAGCTGACAACGCTGGTGGTATTGTTGAGATGAGCCAGCAG CCTGAAAGTGTGAGGGAAATCACAGATGTTCTAGACGCTGTGGGCAACACAACGAAAGCTACTACAAAGGGATTTGCCATTGGGTCGGCGGCACTGGCTTCCTTCCTCCTGTTCAGTGCGTATATGGATGAAGTAGCTTCTTTTGCTCAAATTCCATTCAAAGAG GTTGACATAGCAGTCCCTGAGATTTTTGTTGGTGGTTTATTAGGCTCGATGCTTATATTCCTGTTCAGTGCATGGGCTTGTTCAGCAGTTGGCAAAACTGCACAGGAAGTTGTTAATGAGGTCAGGAGACAATTTATTGAGAGGCCTGGTATTATG GACTACAAAGAGAAGCCTGATTATGGACGTTGTGTTGCAATTGTTGCATCTGCATCCTTGAGAGAAATGATAAGACCTGGGGCTTTAGCAATTATATCACCCATGGCAGTTG GCGTTATCTTCCGGATTCTGGGCCACTCCACTGGCCAACCTCTTCTCGGAGCTAAAGTTGTGGCCTCACTGCTTATGTTTGCTACTGTTGCTGGTATTCTCATGGCACTCTTCCTGAACACTGCTGGGGGCGCTTGGGATAACGCGAAGAAGTACATTGAGACTGGTGCTCTTGGTGGCAAAGGCAGTGAGTCTCACAAGGCTGCGGTTACTGGCGACAC GGTTGGTGACCCATTTAAAGACACAGCGGGGCCTTCGCTTCATGTTCTTATCAAGATGCTTGCCACAATCACATTGGTCATGGCGCCGATATTTTTGTGA